The Acinetobacter chinensis genomic sequence ATTTCAGAATAAAATTAAAACTGTATAAATCTGAAATCCATTCAGATTCAGGCGGATTTACGCTTTTTGCTCACTTATTCCAAAAATTATGACTTATATTGAAATTTATTCATCTATTTCAGCTCAGAGGAACTAGTCCTGAAGTCCAAGTCGATGTACCATATTGCGTCATTTGAATTTAGCTGTGATAGGACTTATGCGCGAGTACGCTGTATTTACTTCAGAATCTGTAAGCGAAGGGCATCCGGATAAAATGGCTGATCAGATCAGTGATGCCATTCTGGATGCAATCTTAAAAGAAGACCCATATGCACGGGTTGCCTGTGAAACGCTTGTCAAAACAGGTGCAGTTGTACTTGCTGGTGAAATCACAACAACTGCCAATGTCGATTTTGAAGCGATTGTCCGTAATACTGTAAACGGTATCGGATATCATCATTCAGACCTGGGCTTTGATGGTTCAACCTGTGCCGTCATCAACATGATTGGTAAACAGTCTCCTGAAATTGCTCAGGGTGTTGACCGTCAGAAACCTGAAGACCAGGGTGCGGGCGACCAAGGCTTAATGTTCGGTTATGCAAGCCGTGAAACTGATGTACTTATGCCAGCACCAATTTCATACGCGCATCGCCTGATGGAAAAACAGGCTGAACTGCGTAAGCAAGGCAAACTGGCATGGTTACGTCCTGATGCGAAAAGCCAGGTGACTTTTGCTTATGAAAATGGCAAACCTGTTCGCCTGGATGCAGTTGTACTTTCAACTCAACACGATCCTTCAATTTCACAAGCTCAATTAAAAGAAGCTGTGATTGAAGAAATCGTGAAAAAAGTCATCCCTGCTGACATGTTCCATGCAGATACCAAATTCCACATCAACCCAACAGGTATGTTCGTCATTGGCGGCCCTGTAGGTGACTGTGGTTTAACAGGTCGTAAAATCATTGTAGATACTTACGGTGGTATGGCGCGTCATGGTGGTGGTGCATTCTCTGGTAAAGATCCATCAAAAGTTGACCGCTCTGCTGCTTATGCAGGTCGTTATGTTGCGAAAAACATTGTTGCGGCAGGTCTTGCAGACAAATGTGAAATCCAGGTGTCTTATGCAATTGGTGTTGCAGAGCCAACCTCTATTTCAATCAATACCTTCAATACTGCAAAAGTATCTGAAGATCTGATTATTGCGCTTGTACGTGAACACTTTGATCTACGTCCATACGGCATTACCCGTATGCTTGATCTGATTCAACCAATGTACCAGCAGACAGCAGCTTATGGTCATTTCGGCCGTGAAGGTTCTGATCATGCATTTACATGGGAAAAAACAGATAAAGTTGAAGCACTTAAAGCATCAGCAAATCTGTAATACCTCCAGTAAATAATAAAAAGCCCACAAATATG encodes the following:
- the metK gene encoding methionine adenosyltransferase codes for the protein MREYAVFTSESVSEGHPDKMADQISDAILDAILKEDPYARVACETLVKTGAVVLAGEITTTANVDFEAIVRNTVNGIGYHHSDLGFDGSTCAVINMIGKQSPEIAQGVDRQKPEDQGAGDQGLMFGYASRETDVLMPAPISYAHRLMEKQAELRKQGKLAWLRPDAKSQVTFAYENGKPVRLDAVVLSTQHDPSISQAQLKEAVIEEIVKKVIPADMFHADTKFHINPTGMFVIGGPVGDCGLTGRKIIVDTYGGMARHGGGAFSGKDPSKVDRSAAYAGRYVAKNIVAAGLADKCEIQVSYAIGVAEPTSISINTFNTAKVSEDLIIALVREHFDLRPYGITRMLDLIQPMYQQTAAYGHFGREGSDHAFTWEKTDKVEALKASANL